The following are from one region of the Paracoccus sp. S3-43 genome:
- a CDS encoding PAS-domain containing protein gives MSLHGIGLVLLAVSTGTVSVLLAVALLRWWDRGPGQRGPRLPQGLDGSLKPMVLLFRGQRLVDATPPARALLDRISAPESEWTRLLQWIGPRFPEAIAGLSRIGRAGRFECLGQSGTGSATLRLLVEQIDSDLLRITITDPQAEYAGIVVDSMSQQAMEEELDLLRRSLDQTPMLVWRQDAEERVTWANAAYLRKAEAQADEPIGWPLPRLLDSPRPVPGAGTRTRRASLTQNGAVFWYDCHSHPIGDQTMMFALPADAAVRAERSLREFVQTLTKTFADLPIGLAIFDRQRHLQLFNPALIDLTNLPTGFLTARPTLFDLLDKLRELRMVPEPKDFRSWRQQMSNLESAAATGHHVEEWSLPGGQTYRVTGRPHPDGAVAFLFEDITSEMSLTRRFRAEMTLGHSVLDGLGDAVAVFGPGGQVIMSNRPYRELWPGAGSLAEALACWQAPAEAGPGVAALAARLTQAEAGLRDTGLMAGPQGQLLGWAVTKLGAGRQMVRFRLPDPAAATLAEDKGMLASAG, from the coding sequence ATGTCCCTGCACGGTATCGGGCTGGTCTTGCTGGCGGTCTCGACGGGCACCGTCTCGGTCCTGCTGGCGGTCGCGCTGCTGCGGTGGTGGGACAGGGGTCCGGGGCAGCGCGGGCCGCGCCTGCCACAAGGACTGGACGGCAGCCTGAAGCCGATGGTGCTGCTGTTCCGGGGCCAGCGCCTGGTGGACGCGACGCCGCCCGCCCGCGCGCTGCTGGACCGCATCTCCGCGCCCGAAAGCGAATGGACCCGGCTGCTGCAATGGATCGGCCCGCGCTTTCCCGAGGCGATCGCCGGGCTGTCGCGGATCGGCCGGGCGGGCCGATTCGAATGCCTGGGCCAGTCCGGCACCGGCAGCGCCACCCTGCGGCTGCTGGTCGAACAGATCGATTCGGACCTGCTGCGGATCACCATCACCGACCCCCAGGCCGAATATGCGGGCATCGTCGTCGATTCGATGTCCCAGCAGGCGATGGAGGAGGAGCTGGACCTGCTGCGCCGGTCGCTGGACCAGACGCCGATGCTGGTCTGGCGCCAGGATGCCGAGGAACGCGTCACCTGGGCCAACGCCGCCTATCTGCGCAAGGCCGAGGCGCAGGCGGACGAACCCATCGGCTGGCCCCTGCCGCGCCTGCTGGATTCGCCGCGCCCCGTGCCCGGTGCCGGGACGCGGACGCGGCGCGCCTCGCTGACGCAGAACGGGGCGGTGTTCTGGTACGACTGCCACAGCCACCCGATCGGCGACCAGACGATGATGTTCGCCCTGCCCGCCGATGCCGCCGTGCGCGCCGAACGGTCCCTGCGCGAATTCGTCCAGACCCTGACCAAGACCTTTGCCGACCTGCCCATCGGCCTGGCGATCTTCGACCGGCAGCGGCATCTGCAACTGTTCAACCCGGCGCTGATCGACCTGACCAACCTGCCGACCGGCTTCCTGACCGCGCGGCCGACGCTGTTCGACCTTCTGGACAAGCTGCGCGAACTGCGGATGGTCCCCGAACCCAAGGATTTCCGAAGCTGGCGCCAGCAGATGAGCAATCTGGAAAGCGCCGCGGCCACCGGCCACCATGTCGAGGAATGGTCCCTGCCGGGCGGCCAGACCTATCGCGTGACCGGCAGGCCGCATCCCGACGGCGCCGTGGCCTTCCTGTTCGAGGACATCACCTCGGAAATGAGCCTGACGCGCCGCTTCCGTGCCGAAATGACGCTGGGCCACAGCGTGTTGGACGGCTTGGGCGACGCGGTGGCGGTGTTCGGCCCAGGCGGGCAGGTGATCATGTCGAACCGCCCCTATCGCGAGCTGTGGCCCGGCGCCGGAAGCCTGGCCGAGGCGCTGGCCTGCTGGCAGGCCCCGGCCGAGGCGGGACCGGGTGTCGCGGCCCTGGCCGCGCGGCTGACCCAAGCCGAGGCGGGGCTGCGCGACACCGGGCTGATGGCCGGACCGCAGGGGCAATTGCTGGGCTGGGCGGTCACCAAGCTGGGCGCCGGGCGGCAGATGGTGCGCTTTCGCCTGCCCGACCCCGCTGCCGCGACCCTGGCGGAGGACAAGGGGATGCTGGCAAGCGCGGGCTGA
- a CDS encoding ActS/PrrB/RegB family redox-sensitive histidine kinase, with protein sequence MPDPVAPPSGPAIQAEPIRMRTLVLLRWFAIAGQTAAVVVAHLMGIGFAIVPVLALIAAAAALNLWQGLWPRRRTSARLAVVHLTFDVIQISALMALTGGLANPFALLVLAPVTVAATSLDRRQTVALGLATMILVSLASRFALPLHDAGGGELMLAPVLALGHWAALMIGVVFFAGYAHRVTAELQATSNALFATQMALAREQRLQHLGGVVAAAAHEMGTPLATIKLIAAELADELDDRPDLQADAIALRDSAVRCGDILRSMGRAGKDDLHLRSAPLRTVLEDAAEPHAGRGPVVEIRADGPDIRRDPAIIHALRNLIQNAVDFAAARVVIESQARDGWLAVTIRDDGPGYPPALLARIGDPYLTSKRGGPQRAGYDGMGLGLFIAKTLLERSGARLDFGNGGPGAVVTVRWPLDRIAVEARGALGDNPRMT encoded by the coding sequence ATGCCCGACCCCGTCGCCCCTCCCTCCGGCCCAGCTATCCAGGCCGAGCCGATCCGGATGCGGACCCTGGTCCTGCTGCGGTGGTTCGCGATCGCCGGGCAGACGGCGGCGGTGGTGGTCGCGCATCTGATGGGCATCGGTTTCGCCATCGTCCCCGTGCTGGCGCTGATCGCCGCCGCCGCCGCCCTGAACCTGTGGCAGGGGCTGTGGCCCCGGCGCCGCACCTCGGCCCGGCTGGCGGTGGTGCATCTGACCTTCGACGTGATCCAGATTTCGGCCCTGATGGCGCTGACCGGGGGGCTGGCCAATCCCTTCGCGCTGCTGGTCCTGGCGCCGGTGACGGTGGCCGCGACATCGCTGGACAGGCGCCAGACGGTGGCCCTGGGCCTGGCGACGATGATCCTGGTGTCGCTGGCGTCGCGCTTTGCGCTGCCCCTGCATGACGCGGGCGGGGGCGAGCTGATGCTGGCGCCGGTCCTGGCCTTGGGGCACTGGGCGGCGCTGATGATCGGGGTGGTGTTCTTCGCCGGCTATGCGCATCGGGTGACGGCGGAATTGCAGGCGACCTCGAACGCGCTGTTCGCGACGCAGATGGCCCTGGCGCGCGAACAGCGGCTGCAACATCTGGGCGGCGTCGTGGCGGCGGCCGCGCACGAGATGGGCACCCCCCTGGCCACCATCAAGCTGATCGCGGCCGAGCTTGCGGACGAGTTGGACGACCGCCCCGACCTGCAAGCCGACGCCATCGCGCTGCGCGATTCCGCGGTGCGCTGCGGCGACATCCTGCGCAGCATGGGCCGGGCGGGCAAGGACGACCTGCACCTGCGCAGCGCCCCCCTGCGCACCGTGCTGGAGGACGCCGCCGAACCCCATGCCGGACGCGGCCCCGTGGTCGAGATCCGCGCCGACGGCCCCGATATCCGCCGCGACCCCGCCATCATCCACGCGCTGCGCAACCTGATCCAGAACGCCGTCGATTTCGCCGCCGCCCGCGTGGTGATCGAATCGCAGGCCCGCGACGGCTGGCTGGCGGTGACGATCCGCGACGACGGTCCCGGCTATCCGCCCGCGCTGCTGGCGCGGATCGGCGATCCCTATCTGACCAGCAAGCGCGGCGGGCCGCAGCGCGCGGGCTATGACGGGATGGGCCTGGGCCTGTTCATCGCCAAGACGCTGCTGGAACGGTCGGGCGCGCGGCTGGATTTCGGCAATGGCGGGCCGGGCGCGGTCGTGACCGTCCGCTGGCCGCTGGACCGGATCGCCGTCGAGGCGCGCGGGGCCCTGGGCGACAATCCCCGGATGACATGA
- a CDS encoding SCO family protein translates to MADRKILLIGCVAALALLGAGGAWLASRDGGDRFARCSAGTVAGGMDSFGTDFTLTRQDGQRVTADQVFTKPSLLYFGYTFCPDVCPLDSARNAEAAALLAERGKDVQTVFITVDPGRDTPEVVADFTSLFSDDMIGLTGSEDEIAAVNKGWRNYYKVNDQEDQEYYLVDHMTNTYLVLPGNQTVAFFPRDTAPEAMAERVGCFVDALG, encoded by the coding sequence ATGGCCGACCGCAAAATCCTGCTGATCGGTTGCGTTGCAGCCCTGGCCCTGCTGGGGGCGGGCGGCGCCTGGCTGGCAAGCCGCGACGGCGGCGACCGCTTCGCCCGATGCAGCGCCGGGACGGTCGCGGGCGGCATGGACAGCTTCGGCACCGACTTCACCCTGACCCGCCAGGACGGGCAGCGCGTCACGGCAGACCAGGTCTTCACCAAACCCTCGCTGCTGTATTTCGGCTATACCTTCTGCCCGGATGTCTGCCCCCTGGACAGCGCGCGGAATGCCGAGGCCGCGGCCCTGCTGGCCGAACGGGGCAAGGATGTGCAGACGGTCTTCATCACCGTCGATCCGGGCCGCGACACGCCCGAGGTGGTGGCCGATTTCACCAGCCTGTTTTCCGACGACATGATCGGCCTGACCGGATCCGAGGATGAAATCGCCGCCGTCAACAAGGGCTGGCGGAATTACTACAAGGTCAATGACCAGGAGGACCAGGAATATTACCTGGTCGATCACATGACCAATACCTATCTGGTCCTGCCCGGAAACCAGACCGTCGCCTTCTTCCCGCGCGACACCGCGCCCGAGGCGATGGCCGAGCGCGTCGGCTGCTTCGTGGATGCCCTTGGCTGA
- a CDS encoding ActR/PrrA/RegA family redox response regulator transcription factor, with the protein MEHDNFAQPDPGPDPSLLLVDDDEIFVTRLARAMEKRGFATRTALSVADALAMIRSQPPAYAVVDLRLEDGNGLDVVEALRDLRADARIIVLTGYGAIATAVAAVKMGATDYLAKPADANDVTSALLSSGESLPPPPDNPMSADRVRWEHIQRVYEQCDRNVSETARRLHMHRRTLQRILAKRGPR; encoded by the coding sequence ATGGAACACGACAACTTTGCCCAGCCGGATCCTGGTCCCGATCCGTCGCTTCTGCTGGTGGACGACGACGAAATCTTCGTGACGCGGCTGGCCCGCGCGATGGAAAAGCGCGGCTTCGCCACGCGCACCGCCCTCAGCGTCGCCGACGCCCTGGCGATGATCCGCAGCCAGCCGCCCGCCTATGCGGTGGTCGACCTGCGGCTGGAGGACGGCAACGGCCTTGACGTGGTCGAGGCGCTGCGCGACCTGCGGGCCGACGCGCGCATCATCGTGCTGACGGGATACGGGGCCATCGCGACCGCCGTGGCGGCGGTCAAGATGGGCGCGACGGATTATCTGGCAAAGCCCGCCGACGCAAATGACGTTACGTCTGCGTTGCTGTCCAGCGGCGAATCCCTGCCGCCGCCGCCCGATAATCCGATGTCGGCCGATCGGGTCAGATGGGAACATATCCAGCGTGTTTACGAGCAATGCGACCGCAATGTCAGCGAAACCGCGCGGCGATTGCATATGCATCGGCGCACGCTTCAGCGAATTCTTGCCAAACGCGGGCCGCGTTAA
- a CDS encoding H-NS histone family protein, which translates to MNFDLDKMTLKELRDLRGKLDRAINSYEDRKRREALAAVEEAAREHGFNLSDLTGAKPRRSGTVAPKYANPSDPTMTWTGRGRKPRWVQESLDGGKQLDDLLI; encoded by the coding sequence ATGAACTTTGACCTGGACAAGATGACGCTTAAGGAGCTGCGTGATCTTCGGGGGAAACTGGACCGCGCGATTAACTCTTATGAAGATCGGAAACGCCGCGAAGCCCTGGCGGCGGTCGAGGAAGCGGCGCGCGAGCATGGTTTCAACCTGTCCGACCTGACCGGCGCAAAACCCCGGCGGTCGGGCACGGTCGCCCCGAAATATGCCAATCCCAGCGATCCGACGATGACCTGGACCGGCCGCGGCCGCAAACCCCGCTGGGTCCAGGAAAGCTTGGATGGCGGCAAGCAGTTGGACGACCTGCTGATCTGA
- a CDS encoding HD family hydrolase, with amino-acid sequence MAARPRRAWQRMLSGRRLDLLDPTPLDIEITDIAHGLAFVARWNGQTQGDWPYSVAEHSLLVEDILGRLNPGVEARWKLAALLHDAPEYVIGDMISPVKAALGAEYGRMDERLAAAIHRRFGLPAALPPAIKTKIKTADRISARLEAVQIAGFSEAEARRLFPLQNDAIMSVLHIQLRPPTQARAAFLDRFHALMETADDPA; translated from the coding sequence ATGGCCGCCCGACCGCGCCGCGCCTGGCAGCGGATGCTGTCGGGCCGGCGTCTGGATCTGCTGGATCCGACGCCGCTGGATATCGAGATCACCGACATCGCCCACGGGCTGGCCTTCGTCGCCCGCTGGAACGGCCAGACGCAGGGCGACTGGCCTTATTCGGTCGCGGAACATTCGCTGCTGGTGGAAGATATCCTGGGGCGCCTGAATCCGGGGGTGGAGGCCCGCTGGAAACTGGCCGCGCTGTTGCATGACGCCCCCGAATATGTGATCGGCGACATGATTTCCCCGGTCAAGGCGGCGCTTGGCGCCGAATATGGCCGGATGGACGAACGCCTGGCCGCCGCCATTCACCGCCGTTTCGGCCTGCCTGCGGCCCTGCCTCCGGCCATCAAGACGAAAATCAAGACCGCCGACCGGATTTCAGCGCGGCTGGAGGCCGTTCAAATCGCCGGTTTCAGCGAAGCCGAGGCCCGGCGCCTGTTTCCCTTGCAAAACGACGCCATTATGTCTGTCCTGCATATCCAATTGCGCCCCCCGACGCAGGCGCGGGCGGCGTTTCTGGATCGTTTTCACGCATTGATGGAAACGGCAGACGATCCCGCCTGA
- the secB gene encoding protein-export chaperone SecB has translation MADETNPNGAAPAAAQVRMQILAQYIRDLSFENAVATKGAPQGEVQPEITVQVSLDARKRAGDNQYEVISKFRVTSTNKGDNSTLFLAELDYGGVFLIEGVPEDQMHPFLMIECPRMLFPFVRRIISDLTRDGGFPPFNMDPVDFLALYRQELARRAQSQQAGAPADQRLS, from the coding sequence ATGGCCGACGAAACCAACCCGAACGGCGCCGCGCCCGCAGCCGCGCAGGTGCGGATGCAGATCCTGGCGCAGTATATCCGCGACCTGTCCTTTGAAAACGCGGTGGCGACCAAGGGCGCGCCCCAGGGCGAGGTCCAGCCCGAGATCACCGTCCAGGTCAGCCTGGACGCCCGCAAGCGCGCGGGCGACAACCAGTACGAGGTGATCTCGAAATTCCGCGTCACCTCGACCAACAAGGGCGACAATTCGACCCTGTTTCTGGCCGAGCTGGACTATGGCGGGGTGTTCCTGATCGAGGGCGTGCCCGAAGACCAGATGCACCCGTTCCTGATGATCGAATGCCCACGGATGCTGTTTCCCTTCGTGCGGCGGATCATTTCGGACCTGACGCGCGACGGGGGCTTCCCGCCCTTCAACATGGACCCGGTCGATTTCCTGGCCCTGTATCGCCAGGAACTGGCGCGCCGGGCGCAGTCCCAGCAGGCGGGCGCCCCGGCGGATCAGCGGCTGTCCTGA
- a CDS encoding FxsA family protein — protein sequence MWLLWLFVLLPIVEIALFIQVGGLIGVWATLALVVLAFVLGVAVIRSQGNQAWVQAQRSLAELRDPSRPLAHGMMRILAGVLLIVPGFFTDAIGLLLLIPPVRDLIMRQASRRMRVTTVHMTRRETHRPPYADGVIDADYVVEDARPVRNPRPPVDLPEDLADDDGRPAPRGNSGWTRH from the coding sequence ATGTGGTTGTTGTGGCTGTTCGTGTTGCTGCCGATCGTCGAGATCGCGCTGTTCATTCAGGTGGGCGGGCTGATCGGGGTCTGGGCGACGCTGGCCCTGGTGGTGCTGGCCTTCGTGCTGGGCGTGGCGGTGATCCGCAGCCAGGGCAACCAGGCCTGGGTGCAGGCGCAGCGCAGCCTGGCCGAGTTGCGCGACCCGTCCCGGCCGCTGGCCCATGGGATGATGCGGATCCTGGCGGGCGTCCTGCTGATCGTGCCGGGCTTCTTCACCGACGCCATCGGGCTGCTGCTGCTGATCCCGCCGGTGCGCGACCTGATCATGCGCCAGGCGTCGCGGCGGATGCGGGTCACGACCGTCCACATGACCCGGCGGGAAACCCATCGCCCGCCCTATGCCGACGGGGTGATCGACGCGGATTACGTGGTCGAGGACGCGCGCCCCGTCCGCAACCCTCGTCCGCCGGTGGACCTGCCCGAGGATCTGGCCGACGATGACGGCCGCCCTGCGCCGCGCGGCAATTCCGGCTGGACGCGGCATTGA
- a CDS encoding Tim44/TimA family putative adaptor protein: MNNPLLQLLVLAGIAIFLILRLRNVLGTRGGYEPPQVDAPEAPRPRFDVIEGSATEEDQDILDHAPAGSASADALAAMKAAEPSFGVTDFLNGAKSAYEMILMAFERGDLSEVRAFLAEPVAQAFQSVIDARAANGQTVTAQYIGTRETALAGAEYDRDTGMAEISVRFVGELIAATRDADGTVIEGDPRASRKQRDTWTFARRMGQDDPNWQLVATG; encoded by the coding sequence ATGAATAACCCGCTGTTGCAGTTGCTTGTCCTGGCAGGGATCGCGATTTTCCTGATCCTGCGGCTGCGCAATGTCCTGGGCACGCGCGGCGGGTACGAGCCTCCTCAGGTCGATGCCCCCGAAGCGCCGCGCCCGCGCTTCGACGTGATCGAGGGTTCCGCGACCGAGGAGGATCAGGACATCCTGGACCACGCGCCGGCGGGCAGCGCCTCGGCCGACGCCCTGGCCGCGATGAAGGCGGCCGAGCCGTCCTTCGGGGTGACGGATTTCCTGAACGGCGCGAAATCGGCCTATGAGATGATCCTGATGGCCTTCGAACGCGGCGACCTGTCCGAGGTGCGGGCCTTCCTGGCCGAACCCGTGGCCCAGGCGTTCCAGTCGGTCATCGACGCCCGCGCCGCCAATGGCCAGACGGTGACGGCCCAGTATATCGGCACGCGCGAGACCGCCCTGGCCGGGGCGGAATACGACCGCGACACCGGCATGGCCGAGATTTCGGTCCGGTTCGTGGGCGAACTGATCGCCGCGACCCGCGACGCCGACGGCACCGTCATCGAGGGCGATCCCAGGGCGTCGCGCAAGCAACGCGACACCTGGACCTTTGCCCGCCGCATGGGTCAGGACGATCCGAACTGGCAATTGGTCGCGACCGGCTGA